A single window of Candidatus Methylomirabilota bacterium DNA harbors:
- a CDS encoding DsrE family protein, whose protein sequence is MPGSLCVLVTHPPYGSIEPAEALRHARGALGKGWSVVLACLGDGVSTLLPRQCPPAGEWIGLADVVAQLLRDGQGRAEVLAEASSLAARGLTVTDLVPGVRDAPVAEIARAMARCDRTLTF, encoded by the coding sequence GTGCCCGGATCTCTGTGCGTCCTCGTCACCCATCCGCCGTACGGGAGCATCGAGCCGGCCGAGGCCCTGCGCCATGCCCGCGGTGCGCTCGGGAAGGGGTGGAGCGTGGTCCTCGCGTGCCTCGGTGACGGGGTGTCCACGCTCCTCCCCCGCCAGTGCCCGCCGGCCGGCGAATGGATCGGCCTGGCCGACGTGGTGGCCCAGTTGCTGCGCGACGGTCAGGGGCGAGCCGAGGTGCTCGCGGAGGCGTCCTCGCTGGCCGCCCGGGGGCTCACGGTCACCGATCTCGTCCCGGGGGTGCGGGATGCGCCCGTGGCCGAGATCGCCCGGGCGATGGCCCGCTGCGATCGAACCCTGACCTTCTGA
- a CDS encoding DsrE family protein has translation MASILIVLTSSPATPAGRRALALAGALGSQGHGLTLCCLQEAVVLGSTRPPRDVRPELQGLMARDVRCIVLREDLTLRGLEAGPDATPVDHAGLIALLAADHDRVIGAL, from the coding sequence ATGGCATCGATCCTCATCGTGCTGACCAGCTCGCCCGCCACCCCGGCCGGCCGGCGGGCGCTGGCGCTCGCCGGCGCGCTCGGGAGCCAGGGACACGGCCTGACCCTCTGCTGTCTCCAGGAGGCCGTCGTCCTCGGGAGCACCCGCCCCCCGCGGGACGTCCGCCCGGAGCTCCAGGGGCTCATGGCGCGGGACGTCCGGTGCATCGTCCTCCGGGAGGACCTCACGCTGCGGGGACTCGAAGCGGGCCCCGACGCCACCCCGGTCGACCACGCGGGACTCATCGCGCTGCTGGCCGCGGATCACGACCGGGTGATCGGTGCCCTGTAG